One segment of Plasmodium vivax chromosome 14, whole genome shotgun sequence DNA contains the following:
- a CDS encoding hypothetical protein, conserved (encoded by transcript PVX_124145A) yields MEGEPKCAPQGCPGEEAKQGKRFVAENCGVYMNKAKNAGVVCNRITELNINSRKQISITKSDSTQMKDILSHGHGKRIEVHPAKRPLTSYSTYENQSKYFETKLVPDMQGKMSICVGRKSGSATVNINIDEYDLGKTYNTWKRVLDKSSLQNRSNLVNNIFLTVNEEADRSDKLPEVKNRNPPYANPDGPFEKQRLDLPKQARDNLDRTLTPLDCADTNSIFAKKNFHTYRDSFLLVRPHGEGRLDEVKGVRRTRFPWAHSNRLKHILSYSYAGSADSGGAMGGDEISGDQISGDQISGDQISGDTANAPPLALPHFGSHHANRDRVYAGEAGGSPHGHSPHGHSPKDAPSSAFHEQPTCYRAPSLTEIE; encoded by the coding sequence ATGGAGGGCGAGCCCAAGTGCGCCCCCCAGGGCTGCCcgggggaggaagccaaGCAGGGAAAGAGGTTCGTGGCTGAGAATTGCGGGGTGTATAtgaataaagcaaaaaacgCAGGAGTTGTGTGCAACAGAATAACGGAGCTAAACATAAATTCGCGAAAGCAAATCTCCATCACGAAGAGTGACAGCACACAAATGAAGGACATCCTATCGCATGGGCATGGGAAAAGAATAGAAGTACACCCAGCCAAGAGACCACTCACCTCCTACTCTACCTACGAAAACCAGAGCAAGTATTTCGAAACAAAGTTAGTTCCAGACATGCAAGGAAAAATGAGCATATGCGTCGGCAGAAAAAGCGGAAGTGCCActgttaatataaatattgatGAGTATGATTTAGGAAAAACATATAACACATGGAAAAGAGTTCTAGACAAATCTTCTCTTCAAAACAGATCGAATTtggttaataatatttttttgactGTAAATGAAGAGGCAGATAGGAGCGACAAACTCCCAGAAGTTAAAAATAGGAACCCTCCGTATGCTAATCCTGATGGGCCATTTGAAAAGCAACGATTGGACTTGCCCAAACAAGCGAGAGACAACCTTGATAGGACCCTCACTCCGCTTGACTGCGCAGACACGAATTctatttttgcgaaaaagaaTTTCCATACCTATCGGGACTCCTTTCTGCTGGTGCGTCCCCACGGGGAGGGTCGCCTCGACGAGGTCAAGGGCGTCAGGCGGACTCGCTTCCCCTGGGCGCACTCCAACCGCCTCAAGCACATCCTCAGCTACAGTTACGCGGGGAGCGCGGACAGCGGTGGTGCGATGGGAGGGGATGAAATTAGCGGTGATCAAATTAGCGGTGATCAAATTAGCGGTGATCAAATTAGCGGTGATACCGCTAatgccccccccttggccCTGCCCCACTTCGGGTCGCACCACGCGAACCGCGACCGGGTGTACGCCGGGGAGGCGGGGGGCTCCCCCCACGGCCACTCCCCCCATGGACACTCCCCAAAGGATGCACCGAGCAGCGCCTTCCACGAGCAGCCCACCTGCTACAGAGCCCCCTCGCTCACCGAAATTGAGTGA